DNA from Synechococcus elongatus PCC 6301:
TCCGGCTAGGGAATCGATCCCGACGGTGCCGTAAACCAGTTTCTTAGCCAGCGTCACATAGATGTTGCCGGGGCCGCTGATCACGTCGACTTTGGGAATCGTTGCGGTGCCGTAGGCCAAGGCTGCGATCGCCTGGGCTCCACCGACTCGGTAAATCTCTTCAATGCCCGCCTCTTGTGCAGCCACCAACACGGCCGGATTCAAGCTGCCATCAGGTCCTGGCGGCGTGGTGATCACAACCCGTTCGACCCCTGCAACCTTGGCGGGAACCGCATTCATCAGCACAGTGCTGGGATAAGCAGCGCGCCCCCCCGGGACGTAGAGACCAGCGCGATCGACGGGGGTGTAGCGCTTGCCGAGGACTTCGCCATCAGCGCCAAACTGCACCCAGCTTTTGGGCACCCGCTGGCGGTGAAAGGCTTCAATTTGATGGTGGGCAAGACGAATCGCGTCGAGGAGCTCCTTCGGGATCTGCTGATAGGCCGCATCTAGCTCTGCGCCACTGACTCGCAGGTTCTCGGCCTGCAGTGCAAAACCATCAAATTCTTGGGTGAATTCAATCAGAGCGGCATCGCCGCGTCGCTGGACCGCTTGGACAATTTCCCGGACGCTCGCTTCGCGATGGACGACGGCATCATCATGGGTGCGATCGCAGATGCGCTCAAGTTCTGCCTGAGCTTCAGCGAGGTGAGAAACAATTCGCAGCATGACCCCATCCAGCAGCGGAACCCAGAATGACAAGGGCTCTCGAAGGACGAAACAGTCCTAAACCTTGAGCCCGAAAGTCCTTTCAGCTTATCGCGAGTCCCGATTGGGCGGCTCTGTTGCAGCCGAACTGCGAGATCAGCAGAATTGTATGAAACCTGATATGATCGTTGACTGTGCGATCTACAACAGACGGATTTTCTGAGCTGTGGCTAATATCAAGTCTGCCATCAAACGTGTCCAGATCGCGGAGCGCAACCGCCTCCGCAACAAGGCCTACAAGTCAGCAGTTAAAACGCTGGTCAAACACTGCTTTACGGCCTTCGACGCCTATGCGGCAGACCCCAACGAAACGGCCCGCCAAGCAGTGAACGAACGCCTCTCGGCGGCCTACAGCAAAATCGACAAAGCAGTGAAGCGCGGCGTCTTGCATGCCAATACCGGTGCGCGTAAAAAAGCTCGCCTTGCTAAAGCCTTCCACCTGAAGGTTGACCCCCAGGCCTAGACTGCGATCGACCCTCACTGTAGGGCTATTGCTGTTCACTGTTGCTGGGATTGTCGACCTCACTCAATGCAGCTCGTCGATACTCACGTTCACCTCAATTTCGACTGCTTCGCGGCAGAACTCGATGCCGTAGCAGACCAATGGCGCCAAGCGGGTGTAGCTCGCTTGGTGCATTCCTGTGTCACGCCGGCGGAATTTCCGGAACTCCAAGCCATCGCCGATCGCTTCCCGGAAGTGTCGTTGGCGGTGGGCCTGCATCCCCTTGATGTAGAGCTTTGGCAGGATGGCACGGCAACTGAAATTGAAGCGTTAGCGCGGTCTGATCAACGAGTCGTGGCGATCGGCGAAACGGGTTTGGACTTTTTCAAGTCCGAAGACCATGTGCGTCAATACGCCGCTGTAGAAGCCCAGTTGGCGATCGCGCGATCGCTGGATCTGCCGGTAATTTTGCATTGCCGAGAGGCGGCTGCCGCCATGGCGGCTGTTTTGCGATCGCAGCAGTCTCAGCCCGGTACCCTGCGAGGGGTGATGCATTGCTGGGGCGGCACGCCGGAGGAAACCCGCTGGTTTCTCGATCTTGGCTTCTACGTCAGCTTCAGTGGCACCCTCACCTTTGGCAAAGCAGAGACAATTCGCGACTCTGCCCGCCTTGTCCCCAGCGATCGCCTACTGATTGAAACGGATTGCCCGTCTCTTGCGCCGGTTCCCAAACGGGGCAAGCGCAACGAACCCGCTTTCGTCCAGCATGTGGCGGCTCGTATGTCTGAAGTTCGCTCTGAACCCCTTGAGGCGATCGCGGCAACCACCACCCGCAACGCCTTCGACCTGTTCCGTTTACCGACCGCTCTACCGCAAGTTGCTTAAATTCTTAAGCGATCGGCAAGGGTTGTCAAAGACCGTTACAATTGTAGATTCGCGCTTCGGCGCTAAACGACCGAGGAGACGCATGGCTGAGCAAACGCAACTCGCTCCCGCTGCCTTCCATTTACCTGATCTCGTTGCCATTCAACGGAACAGCTTCCGTTGGTTCCTAGAAGAAGGGCTCATTGAGGAGCTGGAAAGCTTTTCACCAATCACCGACTATACCGGTAAGCTTGAGCTTCACTTCCTCGGTAAGCAGTATAAGCTCAAGCGCCCGAAGTACGACGTTGATGAAGCAAAACGGCGTGACGGCACCTACTCGGTTCAAATGTATGTGCCGACCCGTTTGATCAACAAAGAAACGGGCGAAATCAAGGAGCAGGAAGTCTTTATTGGCGATCTGCCCCTGATGACTGATCGCGGCACCTTCATCATCAACGGTGCCGAACGGGTGATCGTCAACCAGATCGTCCGTAGCCCCGGCGTCTACTACAAATCAGAGCGCGACAAGAACGGTCGCCTCACCCACAATGCCAGCCTGATCCCCAACCGTGGCGCTTGGCTGAAATTTGAAACCGATAAAAACGGTTTAGTTTGGGTGCGCATCGACAAGACGCGTAAGTTGTCGGCGCAGGTACTGCTGAAAGCCTTGGGCCTGAGCGACAACGAAATTTACGACAAGCTCCGTCACCCTGAGTATTACCAGAAGACCATCGATAAAGAAGGTCAGTTCAGCGAAGACGAAGCGCTGATGGAGCTCTACCGCAAGCTCCGTCCGGGCGAACCGCCCACGGTCTCTGGCGGTCAGCAATTGCTGGAATCGCGGTTCTTCGATCCCAAACGCTACGACCTAGGTCGGGTGGGCCGCTACAAGCTCAATAAGAAGCTGGGTCTCAACGTCGCTGATACGGTGCGGACGCTGACATCCGAAGATATTTTGGCGGCGATCGACTACCTGATTAACCTCGAGCTTGACTTGGGTGGCTGTGAAGTCGATGACATCGACCACCTCGGCAACCGTCGGGTGCGATCGGTGGGCGAGCTGCTGCAAAACCAAGTGCGGGTCGGCCTCAACCGCCTAGAGCGGATCATTCGGGAACGGATGACGGTGTCGGATTCCGACAGTCTTTCGCCGGCTTCCTTGGTCAACCCCAAACCGCTGGTGGCTGCGATCAAAGAATTCTTTGGTTCCTCGCAACTCTCGCAGTTCATGGACCAAACCAACCCCTTGGCGGAGTTGACCCATAAACGACGTCTGAGTGCCCTCGGTCCCGGTGGTTTGACACGGGAGCGGGCTGGCTTTGCGGTGCGGGACATTCACCCCAGCCACTACGGCCGGATTTGCCCGATTGAAACGCCGGAAGGCCCGAACGCGGGTCTGATTGGTTCCTTAGCGACCCACGCCCGCGTCAACGACTACGGCTTTATTGAAACGCCGTTCTGGCGCGTCGAAGAAGGACGGGTTCGCAAGGACTTGGCGCCGGTCTACATGACTGCTGACCAGGAAGATGACCTGCGGGTGGCTCCGGGAGACGTGGCTACGGATGACGCGGGCTACATCCTGGGAACCACAATTCCGGTACGTTATCGCCAGGACTTCACCACCACGACGCCGGAGCGGGTGGACTACGTTGCGCTCTCGCCGGTGCAGATTATCTCGGTGGCAACGTCGTTGATTCCTTTCTTGGAACACGATGACGCCAACCGTGCCCTGATGAGCTCGAACATGCAACGGCAGGCGGTGCCGCTGTTGCGGCCAGAGCGGCCTTTGGTCGGGACGGGTCTGGAGCCCCAAGCGGCCCGTGACTCAGGGATGGTGATCACCAGCCCGGTCGATGGCACGATCTCCTACGTCGATGCCACCCACATTGAGGTGACGGCTGACACAGGTGAGAAGTATGGCTACGCCCTACAGAAGTACCAGCGCTCCAACCAAGATACTTGTCTGAACCAACGGCCGATCGTGTTTGAAGGCGATCGCGGTCAACGGGGTCAGGTGATTGCTGACGGTTCTGCCACCGAAAAAGGTGAGCTGG
Protein-coding regions in this window:
- the hisD gene encoding histidinol dehydrogenase, translated to MLRIVSHLAEAQAELERICDRTHDDAVVHREASVREIVQAVQRRGDAALIEFTQEFDGFALQAENLRVSGAELDAAYQQIPKELLDAIRLAHHQIEAFHRQRVPKSWVQFGADGEVLGKRYTPVDRAGLYVPGGRAAYPSTVLMNAVPAKVAGVERVVITTPPGPDGSLNPAVLVAAQEAGIEEIYRVGGAQAIAALAYGTATIPKVDVISGPGNIYVTLAKKLVYGTVGIDSLAGPSEVLIIADRSANPRWVAADLLAQAEHDPLAAAILITPDLELATQVGFEVERQLQDHPRRLVTEKAIAHYGLAIVVDSLETAVKLSNQFAPEHLELEVEDPWALVEQVRHAGAIFLGSLTPEAIGDYVAGPNHTLPTSGAARYASALSVETFLKSSSLIEYTAASLQRVARAVDVLATAEGLESHAESVRLRQQSLDR
- the rpsT gene encoding 30S ribosomal protein S20, which codes for MANIKSAIKRVQIAERNRLRNKAYKSAVKTLVKHCFTAFDAYAADPNETARQAVNERLSAAYSKIDKAVKRGVLHANTGARKKARLAKAFHLKVDPQA
- a CDS encoding TatD family hydrolase, whose amino-acid sequence is MQLVDTHVHLNFDCFAAELDAVADQWRQAGVARLVHSCVTPAEFPELQAIADRFPEVSLAVGLHPLDVELWQDGTATEIEALARSDQRVVAIGETGLDFFKSEDHVRQYAAVEAQLAIARSLDLPVILHCREAAAAMAAVLRSQQSQPGTLRGVMHCWGGTPEETRWFLDLGFYVSFSGTLTFGKAETIRDSARLVPSDRLLIETDCPSLAPVPKRGKRNEPAFVQHVAARMSEVRSEPLEAIAATTTRNAFDLFRLPTALPQVA
- the rpoB gene encoding DNA-directed RNA polymerase subunit beta, with translation MAEQTQLAPAAFHLPDLVAIQRNSFRWFLEEGLIEELESFSPITDYTGKLELHFLGKQYKLKRPKYDVDEAKRRDGTYSVQMYVPTRLINKETGEIKEQEVFIGDLPLMTDRGTFIINGAERVIVNQIVRSPGVYYKSERDKNGRLTHNASLIPNRGAWLKFETDKNGLVWVRIDKTRKLSAQVLLKALGLSDNEIYDKLRHPEYYQKTIDKEGQFSEDEALMELYRKLRPGEPPTVSGGQQLLESRFFDPKRYDLGRVGRYKLNKKLGLNVADTVRTLTSEDILAAIDYLINLELDLGGCEVDDIDHLGNRRVRSVGELLQNQVRVGLNRLERIIRERMTVSDSDSLSPASLVNPKPLVAAIKEFFGSSQLSQFMDQTNPLAELTHKRRLSALGPGGLTRERAGFAVRDIHPSHYGRICPIETPEGPNAGLIGSLATHARVNDYGFIETPFWRVEEGRVRKDLAPVYMTADQEDDLRVAPGDVATDDAGYILGTTIPVRYRQDFTTTTPERVDYVALSPVQIISVATSLIPFLEHDDANRALMSSNMQRQAVPLLRPERPLVGTGLEPQAARDSGMVITSPVDGTISYVDATHIEVTADTGEKYGYALQKYQRSNQDTCLNQRPIVFEGDRGQRGQVIADGSATEKGELALGQNILVAYMPWEGYNYEDAILISERLVYDDVYTSIHIEKFEIEARQTKLGPEEITREIPNVGEDALRQLDENGIIRVGAWVESGDILVGKVTPKGESDQPPEEKLLRAIFGEKARDVRDNSLRVPNGEKGRVVDVRLFTREQGDELPPGANMVVRVYVAQKRKIQVGDKMAGRHGNKGIISRILPCEDMPYLPDGTPLDIVLNPLGVPSRMNVGQVFECMLGWAGQLLDARFKVTPFDEMYGAEASRLTVNAKLSEAREQTGQPWVFSDDEPGKIQVYDGRTGEPFDRPVTVGRAYMLKLVHLVDDKIHARSTGPYSLVTQQPLGGKAQQGGQRFGEMEVWALEAYGAAYILQELLTVKSDDMQGRNEALNAIVKGKAIPRPGTPESFKVLMRELQSLCLDIAVYKASTEDYEEDKEVDLMADVNQRRTPSRPTYESMSVGDIDDDDD